A region from the Actinoplanes sp. OR16 genome encodes:
- a CDS encoding methyl-accepting chemotaxis protein, whose amino-acid sequence MPLTSTSSGRATEASRARPAAAPVSARPAAGRGADPDANRKQARSVAKQQQAAERIATATAEISAQNAQAAEASRQLSESMQQIAAGAEEASGATQQSLAAMNQVEERVSRQEQTTRQVADLSQALQALLNETRTGISNLLANVDSASTRQTESVVTITELEKQADEIGEIVKTVAHIADQTNLLALNAAIEAARARQHGKGFAVVADEVRTLAETSERSARQIRDLIDEVRNSVTEIAGAVQTSAETARGEVEKGKTITSQLETIRADMGTIMTGATEMAVAAEQAKRAAGSAKQRSEEIAAAAEQQSAACEESLQTVAQQTQALRQSDQAAESLAEVSETLRSSTDIAKSAEEVASAAEELSAAVEEITRAAGQINVAINEINTGARTAAEKGQQTADLVAQIEQGAQSSATRGSNAVERADVILELLAGNKESVDSMINAIGTAAREGIDNVRKVTELEQISRRIDKIVDAIANVSIQTNMLAVNGSVESARAGEFGKGFAVVSTDIRNLARDSADNADRIKDLVKSVQDRIVQVRADLEETSRLSLAEVESAKATTARLEEIERDMQQVRGGNDEVRESAMQIVSVLGEVKVGLEQISSSAAEAEQLAAQSSTAAREQAQGAEELAAAVEEIAALADELQNAG is encoded by the coding sequence ATGCCCCTCACCAGCACGTCCTCCGGGCGGGCCACCGAAGCCTCCCGCGCCCGCCCGGCCGCCGCGCCCGTCTCGGCGCGTCCCGCCGCGGGCCGTGGCGCCGACCCGGACGCCAACCGCAAACAGGCCCGGTCGGTGGCGAAGCAGCAGCAGGCCGCCGAACGGATCGCCACCGCCACCGCGGAGATCTCCGCGCAGAACGCCCAGGCCGCCGAGGCGTCCCGCCAGCTCTCCGAGTCGATGCAGCAGATCGCGGCCGGCGCCGAGGAGGCGTCCGGCGCGACCCAGCAGAGCCTCGCCGCGATGAATCAGGTCGAGGAGCGGGTCAGCCGTCAGGAGCAGACCACCCGCCAGGTGGCCGATCTGAGCCAGGCCCTGCAGGCCCTGCTGAACGAGACCCGGACCGGGATCAGCAACCTGCTCGCCAACGTCGACAGCGCGTCGACGCGGCAGACCGAGTCGGTGGTGACCATCACCGAGCTGGAGAAGCAGGCCGACGAGATCGGCGAGATCGTCAAGACCGTCGCGCACATCGCCGACCAGACCAACCTGCTGGCACTGAACGCCGCGATCGAGGCGGCCCGGGCCCGGCAGCACGGCAAGGGCTTCGCGGTGGTCGCCGACGAGGTGCGCACCCTCGCCGAGACCAGCGAACGCAGCGCCCGGCAGATCCGCGACCTGATCGACGAGGTGCGCAACAGCGTCACCGAGATCGCGGGTGCGGTGCAGACCTCCGCCGAGACGGCCCGGGGCGAGGTGGAGAAGGGCAAGACGATCACCTCGCAGCTCGAGACCATCCGCGCCGACATGGGCACGATCATGACGGGCGCCACCGAGATGGCTGTCGCGGCGGAGCAGGCGAAGCGCGCGGCCGGCAGTGCCAAGCAGCGGTCCGAGGAGATCGCGGCGGCGGCCGAGCAGCAGTCCGCGGCGTGCGAGGAGTCGTTGCAGACGGTCGCCCAGCAGACGCAGGCACTCCGGCAGAGCGACCAGGCCGCCGAGTCGCTCGCCGAGGTCTCCGAGACCCTGCGCAGCAGCACCGACATCGCCAAGAGCGCCGAGGAGGTCGCCTCCGCGGCCGAGGAGCTCTCGGCCGCGGTGGAGGAGATCACCCGCGCGGCCGGCCAGATCAACGTGGCGATCAACGAGATCAACACCGGCGCGCGGACCGCCGCCGAGAAGGGTCAGCAGACCGCCGATCTCGTCGCCCAGATCGAGCAGGGCGCGCAGAGTTCGGCGACCCGCGGCAGCAACGCGGTGGAGCGTGCCGACGTGATCCTGGAGCTGCTGGCCGGGAACAAGGAATCGGTCGACTCCATGATCAACGCGATCGGCACAGCTGCCCGCGAGGGCATCGACAACGTCCGCAAGGTCACCGAGCTGGAGCAGATCTCCCGCCGGATCGACAAGATCGTGGACGCCATCGCCAACGTGTCGATCCAGACCAACATGCTCGCCGTGAACGGCTCGGTCGAGTCGGCCCGGGCCGGCGAGTTCGGCAAGGGCTTCGCGGTGGTCTCCACCGACATCCGCAACCTGGCCCGCGACTCGGCGGACAACGCCGACCGGATCAAGGACCTGGTCAAGTCGGTGCAGGACCGGATCGTGCAGGTCCGCGCCGATCTGGAGGAGACCAGCCGCCTCTCGCTCGCCGAGGTGGAGTCGGCGAAGGCCACCACCGCGCGGCTCGAGGAGATCGAGCGCGACATGCAGCAGGTGCGCGGCGGCAACGACGAGGTCCGGGAATCGGCGATGCAGATCGTCAGCGTGCTCGGCGAGGTGAAGGTCGGCCTGGAGCAGATCTCGTCGTCGGCCGCGGAGGCCGAGCAACTCGCTGCGCAGTCCTCGACCGCGGCCCGGGAACAGGCCCAGGGCGCCGAGGAACTCGCCGCGGCGGTGGAGGAGATCGCGGCGCTCGCCGACGAGCTCCAGAACGCCGGCTGA
- the dtd gene encoding D-aminoacyl-tRNA deacylase, with the protein MRALVQTVSRASVTVDDEIVGKIEDGLLVLVGVTHDDTAAKAAELARKTWELRILDGDRSASDEDAPVLVVSQFTLYGDARKGRRPTWNAAAPAEAAEPLITEFVNALRARGATVATGRFRAHMLVESVNVGPRTVLLEL; encoded by the coding sequence ATGCGAGCACTGGTACAGACGGTCAGCCGGGCCAGCGTGACGGTGGACGACGAGATCGTCGGGAAGATCGAGGACGGCCTGCTCGTGCTCGTCGGCGTGACCCACGACGACACCGCGGCGAAGGCGGCCGAACTGGCCCGCAAGACCTGGGAGCTGCGCATCCTCGACGGCGACCGGTCGGCCTCGGACGAGGACGCTCCGGTGCTGGTGGTCAGTCAGTTCACGCTGTACGGCGACGCGCGCAAGGGCCGCCGGCCCACCTGGAACGCGGCGGCGCCCGCCGAGGCGGCCGAGCCGCTGATCACCGAGTTCGTGAACGCGCTGCGCGCCCGGGGAGCGACCGTCGCCACCGGCCGCTTCCGGGCGCACATGCTCGTGGAGAGCGTCAACGTCGGACCGCGCACGGTCCTGCTGGAGCTCTGA
- a CDS encoding sporulation protein — MVFKRMMQAFGVGGPSVDTVLTNPNTYPGGFLEGTVHVVGGDHSVDVEYLAIGLITRVEVESGDSEYQTDQEFHRQRLTGSFRLDPGARHDVPFRFDVPWQTPITEVYGQHLHGMTMGLTTELEVARAVDKSDLDTVAVHPLPAEERILEALLRLGFRFSRADVEKGRVYGVDQQLPFYQEIEFHPPAAYASGINQLELTFLPTPHKLQVVLELDKRGGVFTEGHDSFGSFDVDYATADQTDWAARLDQWLRQSAQRRGLFF, encoded by the coding sequence GTGGTCTTCAAACGCATGATGCAGGCGTTCGGTGTCGGTGGGCCTTCGGTCGACACCGTGCTGACGAATCCGAACACCTACCCGGGCGGGTTCCTGGAGGGGACCGTGCACGTGGTCGGCGGCGACCACAGCGTGGACGTCGAATACCTCGCGATCGGCCTGATCACGCGGGTCGAGGTGGAGAGCGGCGACAGCGAGTACCAGACCGATCAGGAGTTCCACCGGCAGCGCCTGACCGGCTCGTTCCGGCTCGACCCGGGCGCCCGGCACGACGTGCCCTTCAGGTTCGACGTGCCGTGGCAGACCCCGATCACCGAGGTCTACGGCCAGCACCTGCACGGCATGACGATGGGCCTGACCACCGAGCTCGAGGTGGCCCGCGCGGTCGACAAGTCCGATCTGGACACCGTGGCGGTGCACCCGTTGCCGGCCGAGGAGCGGATCCTGGAGGCGCTGCTGCGTCTCGGATTCCGGTTCAGCCGGGCCGACGTGGAGAAGGGCCGGGTCTACGGGGTGGACCAGCAGCTGCCGTTCTACCAGGAGATCGAGTTCCACCCGCCGGCGGCGTACGCGAGCGGCATCAACCAGCTGGAGCTGACGTTCCTGCCGACGCCGCACAAGCTCCAGGTGGTGCTGGAGCTGGACAAGCGCGGCGGCGTCTTCACCGAGGGGCACGACTCGTTCGGCAGCTTCGACGTCGATTACGCGACCGCCGATCAGACCGACTGGGCGGCCCGCCTGGATCAGTGGCTGCGCCAGTCCGCCCAGCGCCGCGGCCTGTTCTTCTAG
- the sigB gene encoding RNA polymerase sigma factor SigB, which yields MKASEQMVVEQSLVEVDLDATDERGVSADLVRAYLNGIGRTRLLTAVEEVTLSKRIEAGLYAEEKLAAAPAEIASLLRVIVAEGKAAKNHLLEANLRLVVSIAKRYTGRGMAFLDLIQEGNLGLIRAVEKFDYTKGYKFSTYATWWIRQAITRAMADQARTIRIPVHMVEQVNRMVRCRRDLAASLGREPSIAEIATTMDVPEFQVIELISYDREPVSLDQAVGEDGESALGDFVAAVDPNQPGEGVAQGELRSEVEIVLATLSERESAVIRLRFGLDDGRQRTLDEVGREFGLSRERIRQIEKVTMLKLRDPERASRLEAYAV from the coding sequence ATGAAGGCGTCGGAGCAGATGGTTGTCGAACAGAGCCTGGTCGAGGTCGACCTCGACGCGACGGACGAGCGGGGCGTTTCCGCCGACCTGGTCCGCGCCTACCTGAACGGCATCGGCCGCACCCGGCTGCTGACCGCGGTCGAGGAGGTCACCCTCTCGAAGCGCATCGAGGCCGGGCTCTACGCGGAGGAGAAGCTCGCCGCGGCGCCGGCCGAGATCGCGTCCCTGCTCCGCGTCATCGTCGCCGAAGGCAAGGCCGCGAAGAACCACCTGCTCGAGGCGAACCTGCGACTGGTCGTCAGCATCGCGAAGCGCTACACCGGCCGCGGCATGGCCTTCCTCGACCTGATCCAGGAGGGCAACCTCGGCCTGATCCGCGCGGTCGAGAAGTTCGACTACACCAAGGGCTACAAGTTCTCGACCTACGCCACCTGGTGGATCCGGCAGGCCATCACCCGCGCCATGGCCGACCAGGCCCGCACCATCCGCATCCCGGTGCACATGGTCGAGCAGGTCAACCGCATGGTCCGCTGCCGGCGCGACCTCGCCGCCTCACTCGGCCGCGAACCCAGCATCGCCGAGATCGCCACCACGATGGACGTGCCCGAATTCCAGGTCATCGAGCTGATCTCGTACGACCGGGAGCCGGTCAGCCTGGACCAGGCCGTCGGCGAGGACGGCGAGAGCGCCCTCGGTGACTTCGTCGCCGCCGTCGACCCGAACCAGCCCGGCGAGGGCGTCGCGCAGGGCGAGCTCCGCAGCGAGGTGGAGATCGTCCTCGCCACCCTCTCCGAGCGCGAGTCCGCGGTCATCCGCCTCCGCTTCGGCCTGGACGACGGCCGCCAGCGCACCCTCGACGAGGTCGGCCGCGAGTTCGGCCTGAGCCGCGAGCGCATCCGCCAGATCGAGAAGGTCACGATGCTCAAACTCCGCGACCCGGAGCGCGCCTCCCGCCTCGAGGCCTACGCCGTCTGA
- a CDS encoding alpha/beta fold hydrolase: MINDRLIDAGELPLAVRDFGGDKPPLLLLHGAGGNLAHMTTLARALRPQHRVVTVDLRGHGRSGDGPWTWDAALGDLAAVTVQMELNRPAVVGHSLGGIIAALWAQRHPETPGVVSLDGNPPPTRPEHLPGLDPEKAAGELARLHSVFDVIEATAGQVIPADQLPDLVERQQMAARDMGANEKVWIEGFRRNLVHVDGETSIRPSGAATAEMRALMNSVDLGPVYAATSCPELVVLPTRSLPEQEPFAELYAAHRRFLVEQAQAAPNLRYLQLADASHAMVIEQPAALASIITDFLVEQR; the protein is encoded by the coding sequence ATGATCAACGACCGCCTCATCGACGCCGGCGAACTGCCGCTGGCCGTCCGCGACTTCGGTGGCGACAAGCCTCCGCTGCTGCTCCTGCACGGCGCCGGGGGGAACCTGGCGCACATGACCACGCTGGCCCGCGCCCTGCGCCCGCAGCACCGGGTCGTCACCGTGGACCTGCGCGGGCACGGGCGCTCCGGCGACGGGCCGTGGACCTGGGACGCCGCGCTCGGTGACCTGGCCGCGGTGACCGTGCAGATGGAGCTGAACCGGCCCGCCGTGGTCGGCCACTCGCTCGGCGGGATCATCGCCGCGCTCTGGGCGCAGCGGCACCCGGAGACGCCCGGCGTGGTCAGCCTGGACGGCAACCCGCCGCCCACCCGCCCCGAGCACCTGCCCGGGCTCGACCCGGAGAAGGCCGCCGGCGAACTGGCCCGGCTGCACTCGGTCTTCGACGTCATCGAGGCCACGGCCGGCCAGGTGATCCCCGCCGACCAGCTGCCCGACCTGGTGGAACGCCAGCAGATGGCGGCCCGGGACATGGGTGCCAACGAGAAGGTGTGGATCGAGGGCTTCCGCCGCAACCTGGTGCATGTGGACGGCGAGACCTCGATCCGGCCGTCCGGCGCCGCCACCGCGGAGATGCGCGCCCTGATGAACTCGGTCGACCTCGGGCCGGTCTACGCGGCGACGAGCTGCCCCGAACTGGTCGTCCTGCCTACCCGCAGCCTGCCCGAGCAGGAGCCGTTCGCGGAGCTCTACGCGGCACACCGGCGGTTCCTGGTGGAGCAGGCCCAGGCCGCGCCGAACCTGCGGTACCTGCAGCTCGCCGACGCGTCGCACGCCATGGTGATCGAGCAGCCGGCCGCGCTCGCCTCGATCATCACGGACTTCCTGGTGGAGCAGCGCTGA
- a CDS encoding metal-dependent transcriptional regulator: MVNDLVDTTEMYLRTILELEEEGVPALRARIAERLHQSGPTVSQTVARMERDGLLTVEGDRHLVLTDMGRSTAVAVMRKHRLAELLLVNVIGMPYEEAHEEACRWEHVMSDSVEKRVYELLNKPTRSPYGNPIPGLEELGAPDETLAEHSLGERNLAFPGLTGSVVVRRICESVQTNSDVLRQLHAAGIDPGTTVTVAQERDGVTIDKSGDKIRLPREVASRVFVAAR; the protein is encoded by the coding sequence ATCGTGAACGATCTCGTCGATACCACCGAGATGTACCTGCGCACCATCCTCGAACTCGAAGAGGAAGGTGTGCCCGCACTCCGAGCCCGCATCGCCGAACGCCTGCACCAGAGCGGTCCTACGGTCAGCCAGACCGTCGCCCGGATGGAGCGCGATGGTCTGCTGACCGTCGAGGGTGACCGTCACCTCGTTCTGACCGACATGGGCCGGTCGACCGCCGTGGCCGTCATGCGCAAGCACCGGCTCGCCGAGCTCCTGCTCGTCAACGTCATCGGCATGCCCTACGAGGAGGCCCACGAGGAGGCCTGCCGGTGGGAGCACGTGATGAGCGACTCCGTGGAGAAGCGCGTCTACGAGCTGCTCAACAAGCCGACCCGCTCGCCGTACGGCAACCCCATCCCCGGTCTCGAGGAGCTGGGCGCGCCGGACGAGACCCTCGCCGAGCACAGCCTCGGTGAGCGCAACCTGGCCTTCCCGGGCCTGACCGGGAGCGTCGTGGTGCGGCGGATCTGCGAGAGCGTGCAGACCAACTCCGACGTGCTGCGCCAGCTGCACGCGGCCGGCATCGACCCGGGCACGACGGTGACCGTGGCGCAGGAGCGCGACGGCGTCACCATCGACAAGTCCGGAGACAAGATCCGCCTGCCGCGCGAGGTGGCGTCCCGGGTCTTCGTCGCGGCCCGCTGA
- a CDS encoding acetoin utilization protein AcuC yields the protein MADETTAVVWDSALLEYDMGDHPLNPVRVELTMALARELGVLDRPHVQMVTPRPASEIDLTRVHRADYLDAVRLAPIDPFFTGWGLNTPDNPVFDGMHDASARICGATIAAAEAVWRGSARRAVNVSGGLHHALPARAAGFCVYNDPAVAIAWLLEQGAQRVAYIDIDVHHGDGVQTAFWNDPRVLTVSLHETPLALFPGTGFADEIGGPDAEGTAVNVPLPPGTGDAAWLRAFHAVVPSVVRAFAPEIIISQCGADAHRLDPLADLKLSVDGQRAAYMAIRELADDVCEGRWVATGGGGYALVEVVPRAWTHLLAVATGEPLDPATRTPQGWRDLAGRRCPGVPVPETMTDGVPPILEHWSPGTTDPVDRAIQATRTAIFPLHGLDPHDPRD from the coding sequence ATGGCGGACGAGACGACGGCTGTCGTGTGGGACAGTGCCCTGCTGGAGTACGACATGGGCGACCATCCGCTCAATCCGGTGCGGGTCGAGCTGACCATGGCGTTGGCGCGGGAGCTCGGCGTACTGGACCGTCCGCACGTACAGATGGTCACCCCGCGCCCAGCGAGTGAGATCGATCTCACGCGCGTGCACCGGGCCGACTACCTGGACGCCGTGCGCCTCGCCCCCATCGATCCGTTCTTCACCGGCTGGGGCCTGAACACACCCGACAACCCGGTCTTCGACGGCATGCACGACGCCTCGGCCCGGATCTGCGGCGCCACCATCGCGGCGGCGGAGGCGGTCTGGCGCGGCTCGGCCCGGCGAGCCGTCAACGTGTCCGGCGGCCTGCACCACGCGCTGCCGGCCCGGGCCGCCGGATTCTGCGTCTACAACGATCCGGCCGTGGCGATCGCCTGGCTGCTGGAACAGGGCGCGCAGCGGGTCGCCTACATCGACATCGACGTGCACCACGGCGACGGCGTGCAGACCGCGTTCTGGAACGACCCGCGGGTGCTGACCGTGAGCCTGCACGAGACACCGCTGGCGCTCTTCCCCGGCACCGGCTTCGCCGACGAGATCGGCGGCCCGGACGCCGAGGGCACCGCCGTGAACGTGCCACTGCCGCCGGGCACCGGCGACGCGGCCTGGCTGCGCGCCTTCCACGCCGTGGTGCCGTCGGTGGTCCGGGCGTTCGCACCGGAGATCATCATCAGCCAGTGCGGCGCCGACGCGCACCGCCTCGACCCGCTCGCCGACCTGAAGCTGTCGGTGGACGGGCAGCGCGCGGCGTACATGGCGATCCGCGAACTCGCCGACGACGTCTGCGAGGGCCGCTGGGTGGCGACCGGCGGCGGAGGGTACGCGCTCGTCGAGGTGGTGCCACGGGCCTGGACGCATCTTCTGGCGGTGGCCACCGGCGAGCCCCTGGACCCGGCGACCCGGACCCCGCAGGGATGGCGCGATCTGGCCGGCCGGCGTTGCCCCGGCGTACCTGTTCCGGAGACGATGACCGACGGCGTGCCGCCGATCCTGGAACACTGGTCGCCGGGGACGACCGACCCGGTGGACCGTGCCATCCAGGCGACCCGGACGGCGATCTTCCCCCTGCACGGACTGGACCCGCACGACCCCAGGGACTGA
- a CDS encoding bifunctional GNAT family N-acetyltransferase/acetate--CoA ligase family protein, whose amino-acid sequence MAKSADVLLADGSTAHLRQIRPEDAPAIVDFHSRMSDRTRYLRYFSPYPRIPERDLQRFVNVDHHDREAFVTVDADERITAVGRYERLGPDSMDAEVAFVVEDAHQGRGIGSVLLEHLAEAARENGMTRFVAEVLPENGGMLRVFGDSGYQVQRKYADGVVHLSFPIAPTEKSREVQESREHLTEARSIARLLAPRGIAIYGASASGQGIGAAMLGNLRDGGYTGEIVPVHPSAERVAGLPAYRNASEAGVPIDLALIAVPAHAVPEAGTDAARAGAGGVVVVSAGFGETGPDGASQQRRLVEAARAAGLRVIGPSSFGIANTDSSVRLNATLSPRLPKAGRVGFFAQSGALGVALLAEADRRGLGLSSFVSAGNRADVSGNDLLQFWQDDPGTDVVLLYLETFGNPRKFARLARRMSRVKPVVAVASATRPPGLAGDAPGPDANAVTALFARSGVIRVDTVQELFDVGMILAHQPLPGGRRVAVVGNSSALAELAVVACHAAGLTVADGYPSDVSPLATAHDLADALADAAVDPRVDALVVVFAPPVPGQHADEDADFAAALASVALAGEKPTVATMVFGQVPPRVPAYPSVEEAVRALARVVNYADWLRRPPGVMPALSGVDPAAAESAPTAGELLSAYGISVVPSTLASSVSAAVSAANELGFPVALKAAGGGLRHRIDLGAVRLALGEEEDVRTAYRELSAAFGPDVLVQTMVPPGVACRIEVVEDPAFGPVVGFGLGGVASELLGDLAWRAAPLTDRAAEALVDEPRAAPLLHGYRGSTPVDRAALIDLLLRVGRIADEHPRVRALTLNPVLARPDGFSVLHAAAEFGPPDAPRPDTGPRRLRSA is encoded by the coding sequence GTGGCTAAGAGCGCAGATGTCCTGCTCGCCGACGGCTCGACCGCGCATCTGCGGCAGATCCGCCCGGAAGATGCTCCGGCCATCGTGGACTTCCACTCCCGGATGAGCGACCGCACCCGGTACCTGCGGTACTTCTCGCCGTACCCGCGGATCCCGGAACGGGACCTGCAGCGCTTCGTCAACGTGGACCACCACGACCGGGAGGCGTTCGTGACCGTCGACGCCGACGAGCGGATCACCGCTGTCGGCCGGTACGAACGGCTCGGCCCGGACTCGATGGACGCCGAGGTGGCGTTCGTGGTCGAGGACGCGCACCAGGGCCGGGGCATCGGCTCGGTGCTGCTGGAGCATCTGGCGGAGGCGGCCCGGGAGAACGGGATGACCCGGTTCGTCGCCGAGGTGCTGCCGGAGAACGGCGGCATGCTGCGGGTCTTCGGCGACTCCGGGTACCAGGTGCAGCGCAAGTACGCGGACGGCGTGGTCCACCTCAGCTTCCCGATCGCGCCGACCGAGAAGTCCCGCGAGGTGCAGGAGTCCCGCGAGCACCTCACCGAGGCCCGCTCGATCGCCCGGCTGCTGGCCCCGCGGGGCATCGCCATCTACGGCGCCAGCGCCAGCGGGCAGGGCATCGGCGCCGCCATGCTGGGCAACCTGCGCGACGGCGGGTACACCGGCGAGATCGTCCCCGTGCATCCGAGCGCTGAGCGGGTAGCGGGGCTTCCGGCGTACCGAAACGCCTCGGAAGCCGGAGTCCCGATCGACCTCGCGCTGATCGCCGTGCCCGCGCATGCTGTTCCGGAGGCCGGGACGGACGCGGCCCGCGCCGGAGCGGGCGGCGTCGTGGTGGTCTCGGCGGGATTCGGCGAGACGGGACCGGACGGCGCATCCCAGCAACGCCGTCTCGTCGAGGCGGCACGGGCCGCGGGCCTCCGGGTGATCGGACCCAGCAGCTTCGGCATCGCCAACACCGATTCTTCGGTACGGCTGAACGCCACGCTCTCCCCGCGTCTACCCAAAGCCGGCCGGGTGGGCTTCTTCGCGCAGAGCGGCGCGCTCGGAGTGGCGCTGCTGGCCGAGGCCGACCGGCGGGGCCTGGGACTGTCCAGTTTCGTGTCGGCCGGCAACCGCGCCGACGTCTCCGGCAACGACCTGCTGCAGTTCTGGCAGGACGACCCGGGCACCGACGTGGTCCTGCTCTACCTGGAGACGTTCGGCAACCCGCGCAAGTTCGCCCGCCTGGCCCGCCGGATGAGCCGGGTGAAACCGGTCGTGGCGGTCGCGTCGGCGACCCGGCCGCCCGGTCTCGCCGGCGATGCGCCCGGTCCGGACGCCAATGCGGTGACTGCCCTGTTCGCCCGTTCCGGCGTCATCCGCGTGGACACCGTTCAGGAACTCTTCGACGTCGGCATGATCCTGGCCCACCAGCCGCTGCCGGGCGGCCGCCGGGTCGCGGTGGTCGGCAACTCGTCGGCCCTCGCCGAACTCGCCGTGGTGGCCTGCCACGCCGCCGGCCTGACCGTGGCGGACGGCTATCCCAGCGACGTGAGCCCGCTCGCCACCGCCCACGATCTCGCCGACGCCCTCGCCGACGCTGCCGTCGACCCCCGGGTGGACGCGCTCGTCGTGGTCTTCGCGCCACCGGTACCGGGCCAGCACGCCGACGAGGACGCCGACTTCGCGGCGGCGCTGGCGAGCGTGGCGCTGGCCGGCGAGAAACCGACCGTCGCGACGATGGTGTTCGGGCAGGTGCCGCCGCGAGTTCCGGCGTACCCGTCGGTGGAGGAGGCGGTGCGGGCACTGGCCCGGGTGGTGAACTACGCCGACTGGCTGCGCCGGCCGCCGGGCGTCATGCCGGCGCTCTCCGGCGTGGACCCGGCCGCCGCCGAGAGCGCCCCGACCGCCGGTGAGCTGCTCTCCGCGTACGGCATCTCCGTCGTACCGTCCACACTGGCCTCCTCGGTCTCCGCCGCCGTGAGCGCCGCGAACGAGCTGGGTTTCCCGGTCGCGCTGAAGGCGGCAGGCGGTGGGTTGCGCCATCGGATCGACCTCGGCGCGGTGCGCCTCGCTCTGGGCGAGGAGGAGGACGTACGTACGGCCTACCGTGAGCTGTCCGCCGCCTTCGGCCCGGACGTCCTGGTGCAGACGATGGTCCCTCCGGGCGTCGCGTGCCGCATCGAAGTGGTCGAGGACCCCGCGTTCGGCCCGGTCGTCGGTTTCGGCCTGGGCGGCGTAGCCAGCGAACTCCTCGGCGACCTGGCCTGGCGGGCCGCCCCCCTCACCGACCGTGCGGCCGAGGCCCTGGTCGACGAGCCACGAGCAGCCCCCCTGCTGCACGGCTACCGAGGCTCCACCCCGGTCGACCGAGCCGCCCTGATCGACCTCCTCCTGCGCGTGGGCCGCATAGCCGACGAGCACCCTCGCGTCCGCGCCCTGACCCTCAACCCGGTCCTGGCCCGCCCCGACGGCTTCTCCGTCCTCCACGCGGCAGCCGAATTCGGACCCCCCGACGCCCCCCGCCCCGACACCGGCCCCCGCCGCCTCCGCAGCGCCTAG